The Populus nigra chromosome 19, ddPopNigr1.1, whole genome shotgun sequence genome includes a window with the following:
- the LOC133680041 gene encoding F-box/LRR-repeat protein At1g67190-like, with product MEHVPVEVIGNILSRLGGARDVVIASATCRKWREAWRKHLHTLSFNSNDWHVYQDLTTSRLEILITQTIFQTTGLQGLSILMDDVDEFSASTVIAWLMYTRETLHRLIYNVRTTPNVNILEICGRQKMEMLELSHNSITGVEPNFQRFPCLKSLSLSYVSISALDLNLLLTACPKIETLELINPEIAMSDAQVTVELTSPTLKRVYVEAISLDKFILEADSIECLHLKDCALELFELIGKGTLKHFKIDDVSVIHLDIGDTVDNLEIIDVSNFTIMWPKFYQMISKSSKLTKLRLWDVVFDDEDEIVDLETIAVCFPHLSHLALSYDLRDGVVNYGLQGSSHLENVFVLELGWTIINDLFSHWVEGLLKLCPNLRKLVIHGVVSEAKSHEECQMLANFTSSIVQLMRKYMHVDVQFDYE from the coding sequence ATGGAACATGTTCCAGTTGAAGTTATTGGGAACATTCTGTCACGGCTAGGAGGTGCTCGAGATGTGGTGATAGCTTCTGCAACATGTCGGAAGTGGCGAGAAGCTTGGCGCAAACATCTTCACACTCTTTCATTTAATTCCAATGATTGGCATGTCTATCAAGATCTCACAACTAGCCGACTAGAGATACTGATAACTCAGACAATATTTCAAACCACTGGGTTACAAGGCTTGTCGATTTTGATGGATGATGTTGACGAGTTCTCTGCTTCAACAGTTATTGCTTGGCTTATGTACACCAGGGAAACCTTGCACCGATTGATTTATAATGTTCGGACTACTCCGAATGTTAATATTCTTGAGATTTGTGGCAGGCAGAAGATGGAAATGCTGGAACTGTCCCACAACTCGATAACAGGGGTTGAACCCAACTTTCAGAGATTCCCTTGTTTAAAATCCCTTTCTTTGAGTTATGTCAGTATCTCAGCATTGGATCTCAATCTTTTGCTCACTGCTTGCCCAAAGATTGAGACCTTGGAACTTATCAATCCAGAGATTGCAATGTCTGATGCACAGGTGACTGTTGAACTGACCAGTCCAACATTAAAGAGAGTTTATGTTGAAGCAATCAGTTTGGACAAGTTTATCTTGGAGGCAGATAGCATTGAATGCTTGCACTTGAAGGATTGTGCTCTTGAGCTATTTGAACTCATTGGAAAGGGTACTTTGAAGCATTTCAAAATTGATGATGTAAGTGTTATTCATCTTGATATTGGTGACACTGTTGATAATCTTGAGATCATAGATGTCAGCAACTTCACTATTATGTGGCCAAAGTTCTACCAAATGATCTCCAAATCATCAAAGTTGACAAAACTTCGTCTTTGGGATGTGGTCTTCGATGACGAGGATGAGATTGTGGATTTAGAAACTATTGCTGTTTGTTTCCCGCATCTCAGCCATCTTGCATTAAGTTATGACTTGAGAGATGGAGTGGTTAACTATGGCCTGCAAGGGTCTTCCCACTTGGAGAATGTCTTTGTGTTGGAGCTCGGATGGACTATAATTAATGATCTCTTCTCTCATTGGGTTGAGGGGCTGCTAAAACTTTGTCCAAATCTCAGGAAGCTGGTAATTCATGGTGTTGTTTCAGAGGCCAAAAGTCATGAAGAATGCCAAATGTTGGCCAATTTTACATCATCCATAGTTCAGCTCATGAGAAAATACATGCATGTAGATGTGCAGTTCGATTATGAATAG
- the LOC133679531 gene encoding transcription factor TGA9-like isoform X1, which produces MASHRIGETGLSDSGPSNQHLPYALLHGINTPSTSFINQEGSAFDFGELEEAIVLQGVKIRNDEAKAPLFTVTGRPAATLEMFPSWPMRFQETPRVGSSRSGGESTDSGSALNTLSSKAEAHLEPESPISKKVSSSDHYNQAFYQKHLQFQEQQQVDMVNDTSRTGGPSQQNQSPAKSPQEKRKGSTSEKQLDAKTLRRLAQNREAAKKSRLRKKAYVQQLETSRIKLTQLEQDLQRARQQGLFLGGCGGAGGNISSGAAIFDMEYARWLEDDHRHMSELRTGLQAHLSDGDLRVIVDGYISHYDEIFRLKVVAAKSDVFHLITGMWSTPAERCFLWMGGFRPSELIKMLISQLDPLTEQQVMGIYSLQQSSQQAEEALSQGLEQLQQSLVDTIAGGPVIGGMQQMAVALGKLANLEGFVRQADNLRQQTLHQLRRILTVRQAARCFLVIGEYYGRLRALSSLWASRPRETMISEDNSCQTTTDLQMVQPSQNHFSNF; this is translated from the exons ATGGCTAGTCACAGAATTGGAGAGACTGGTTTGTCAGACTCAGGTCCCTCTAATCAGCATCTCCCTTATGCACTTCTCCATGGAATCAACACCCCATCAACCAGTTTCAT TAATCAAGAAGGATCTGCTTTTGATTTTGGAGAGCTAGAAGAAGCAATTGTGCTGCAAGGAGTTAAGATTAGGAATGATGAAGCTAAAGCAC CTTTATTTACAGTAACAGGCAGACCTGCAGCTACACTGGAAATGTTTCCTTCATGGCCAATGAGATTCCAAGAAACCCCAAGAGTA GGAAGTTCAAGGTCAGGAGGGGAGAGTACTGACTCAGGATCAGCATTAAACACTCTATCAAGCAAAGCTGAAGCCCATCTGGAACCAGAATCTCCCATCAGTAAAAAAGTTTCTTCTTCAGATCATTACAATCAGGCTTTTTATCAGAAGCATCTACAGTTTCAAGAACAGCAACAAGTAGATATGGTTAATGATACATCAAGAACAGGGGGGCCCTCTCAACAGAATCAATCACCTGCCAAATCTCCCCAAGAAAAG AGAAAAGGTTCAACATCAGAGAAACAACTTGATGCCAAg ACATTGAGACGTTTAGCTCAAAACAGGGAAGCTGCAAAGAAGAGTCGACTGAGGAAAAAG GCATATGTCCAGCAGCTAGAGACTAGTAGAATAAAACTTACTCAGTTAGAACAAGATCTTCAGCGTGCAAGACAGCAG GGACTGTTCTTGGGTGGCTGCGGTGGTGCCGGTGGCAATATCAGCTCTG GAGCTGCAATATTTGATATGGAGTATGCAAGATGGCTAGAAGACGACCACCGGCACATGTCGGAGCTCCGGACAGGATTGCAAGCACATTTATCGGACGGTGACCTTAGGGTAATAGTAGATGGGTATATTTCACATTACGATGAAATTTTCCGGCTCAAGGTAGTGGCTGCAAAATCTGATGTCTTTCACCTGATTACCGGAATGTGGTCCACTCCAGCCGAGCGTTGCTTCCTGTGGATGGGTGGTTTTAGGCCCTCAGAACTCATCAAG ATGTTAATATCCCAGCTAGACCCTTTAACAGAACAGCAAGTCATGGGGATTTACAGCCTGCAACAATCTTCACAGCAAGCAGAAGAGGCTCTCTCCCAGGGCCTAGAGCAGCTCCAACAGTCTCTGGTTGACACCATTGCTGGCGGACCGGTCATTGGTGGAATGCAGCAGATGGCAGTGGCGTTAGGCAAGCTTGCCAATCTTGAAGGGTTCGTTCGCCAG GCTGATAACTTGAGACAACAAACCCTTCACCAACTCCGTCGAATATTGACTGTAAGACAGGCAGCACGGTGTTTTCTGGTGATCGGAGAATATTATGGGAGATTACGGGCACTCAGTTCCCTCTGGGCATCTCGCCCTCGAGA GACAATGATCAGTGAAGATAACTCATGCCAAACCACGACTGATCTACAAATGGTTCAACCTTCACAAAATCATTTCTCcaacttttaa
- the LOC133679531 gene encoding transcription factor TGA9-like isoform X2, whose product MASHRIGETGLSDSGPSNQHLPYALLHGINTPSTSFINQEGSAFDFGELEEAIVLQGVKIRNDEAKAPLFTVTGRPAATLEMFPSWPMRFQETPRGSSRSGGESTDSGSALNTLSSKAEAHLEPESPISKKVSSSDHYNQAFYQKHLQFQEQQQVDMVNDTSRTGGPSQQNQSPAKSPQEKRKGSTSEKQLDAKTLRRLAQNREAAKKSRLRKKAYVQQLETSRIKLTQLEQDLQRARQQGLFLGGCGGAGGNISSGAAIFDMEYARWLEDDHRHMSELRTGLQAHLSDGDLRVIVDGYISHYDEIFRLKVVAAKSDVFHLITGMWSTPAERCFLWMGGFRPSELIKMLISQLDPLTEQQVMGIYSLQQSSQQAEEALSQGLEQLQQSLVDTIAGGPVIGGMQQMAVALGKLANLEGFVRQADNLRQQTLHQLRRILTVRQAARCFLVIGEYYGRLRALSSLWASRPRETMISEDNSCQTTTDLQMVQPSQNHFSNF is encoded by the exons ATGGCTAGTCACAGAATTGGAGAGACTGGTTTGTCAGACTCAGGTCCCTCTAATCAGCATCTCCCTTATGCACTTCTCCATGGAATCAACACCCCATCAACCAGTTTCAT TAATCAAGAAGGATCTGCTTTTGATTTTGGAGAGCTAGAAGAAGCAATTGTGCTGCAAGGAGTTAAGATTAGGAATGATGAAGCTAAAGCAC CTTTATTTACAGTAACAGGCAGACCTGCAGCTACACTGGAAATGTTTCCTTCATGGCCAATGAGATTCCAAGAAACCCCAAGA GGAAGTTCAAGGTCAGGAGGGGAGAGTACTGACTCAGGATCAGCATTAAACACTCTATCAAGCAAAGCTGAAGCCCATCTGGAACCAGAATCTCCCATCAGTAAAAAAGTTTCTTCTTCAGATCATTACAATCAGGCTTTTTATCAGAAGCATCTACAGTTTCAAGAACAGCAACAAGTAGATATGGTTAATGATACATCAAGAACAGGGGGGCCCTCTCAACAGAATCAATCACCTGCCAAATCTCCCCAAGAAAAG AGAAAAGGTTCAACATCAGAGAAACAACTTGATGCCAAg ACATTGAGACGTTTAGCTCAAAACAGGGAAGCTGCAAAGAAGAGTCGACTGAGGAAAAAG GCATATGTCCAGCAGCTAGAGACTAGTAGAATAAAACTTACTCAGTTAGAACAAGATCTTCAGCGTGCAAGACAGCAG GGACTGTTCTTGGGTGGCTGCGGTGGTGCCGGTGGCAATATCAGCTCTG GAGCTGCAATATTTGATATGGAGTATGCAAGATGGCTAGAAGACGACCACCGGCACATGTCGGAGCTCCGGACAGGATTGCAAGCACATTTATCGGACGGTGACCTTAGGGTAATAGTAGATGGGTATATTTCACATTACGATGAAATTTTCCGGCTCAAGGTAGTGGCTGCAAAATCTGATGTCTTTCACCTGATTACCGGAATGTGGTCCACTCCAGCCGAGCGTTGCTTCCTGTGGATGGGTGGTTTTAGGCCCTCAGAACTCATCAAG ATGTTAATATCCCAGCTAGACCCTTTAACAGAACAGCAAGTCATGGGGATTTACAGCCTGCAACAATCTTCACAGCAAGCAGAAGAGGCTCTCTCCCAGGGCCTAGAGCAGCTCCAACAGTCTCTGGTTGACACCATTGCTGGCGGACCGGTCATTGGTGGAATGCAGCAGATGGCAGTGGCGTTAGGCAAGCTTGCCAATCTTGAAGGGTTCGTTCGCCAG GCTGATAACTTGAGACAACAAACCCTTCACCAACTCCGTCGAATATTGACTGTAAGACAGGCAGCACGGTGTTTTCTGGTGATCGGAGAATATTATGGGAGATTACGGGCACTCAGTTCCCTCTGGGCATCTCGCCCTCGAGA GACAATGATCAGTGAAGATAACTCATGCCAAACCACGACTGATCTACAAATGGTTCAACCTTCACAAAATCATTTCTCcaacttttaa